In Streptomyces showdoensis, a single genomic region encodes these proteins:
- a CDS encoding MFS transporter, with the protein MTSDVKKLPTGFGRLWTAQTVSSLGDGVMHAALPLLALTLTRDPMALAVVTAAGTLPWLLFGLLGGALVDRWDRRRTMWVTDAARAVLLAVPAAAAALDLLSIPLLAVVAFLLGLGGLFFDTAATAYLPDLLGRDPALLERANARLRGTQTAASGFAGPPAGSALLALGRTVPLLADAVSFAFSALLVRSLPAMPRPVPQARESLLRQARAGASYVLRDQVLLGLALRPAVGNIAFVAMETVLALFAHDRLGIGTFGFGLLLTAEATGGLFGAGIASFLGRRLGTGAALTCTAAVEGLAILGLATASNPYVAGLALAVCGAGVGATMVLAPSLRQAIVPAHLMGRVTSTSRMVGMCAAPFGAVLSGWLATAYDVRTPLYTAAGLLLVMTVVTSTMTSNRRVEAARQAAARTAEADGAESPDPVQEHAR; encoded by the coding sequence GTGACCTCGGACGTGAAGAAGCTCCCGACCGGGTTCGGACGCCTCTGGACCGCGCAGACGGTCTCCTCGCTCGGCGACGGCGTCATGCACGCCGCACTGCCGTTGCTTGCCCTGACGCTCACGCGGGATCCGATGGCTCTCGCCGTCGTCACGGCCGCCGGAACGCTGCCGTGGCTGCTCTTCGGTCTGCTCGGCGGTGCGCTGGTGGACCGCTGGGACCGCCGGCGCACGATGTGGGTGACGGACGCGGCGCGCGCGGTTCTGCTCGCGGTCCCGGCGGCAGCGGCCGCGCTCGACCTGCTCAGCATTCCCCTGCTCGCGGTCGTCGCCTTCCTCCTCGGCCTCGGCGGACTCTTCTTCGACACGGCCGCCACGGCCTACCTCCCGGACCTGCTCGGCCGCGACCCCGCGCTCCTGGAGCGCGCCAACGCCCGCCTGCGCGGCACCCAGACCGCCGCGTCCGGCTTCGCCGGGCCGCCCGCGGGCAGCGCCCTCCTCGCTCTCGGACGGACGGTCCCGCTGCTCGCCGACGCGGTCTCCTTCGCCTTCTCCGCGCTCCTCGTGCGATCGCTCCCCGCCATGCCCCGCCCCGTGCCGCAGGCCCGCGAGTCGCTGCTGCGACAGGCCCGGGCCGGCGCCTCGTACGTACTCCGGGACCAGGTGCTGCTCGGACTCGCGCTGCGCCCGGCGGTCGGGAACATCGCCTTCGTCGCCATGGAGACCGTGCTGGCCCTCTTCGCCCACGACCGCCTCGGCATCGGCACCTTCGGCTTCGGCCTGCTCCTCACGGCGGAGGCCACCGGCGGCCTGTTCGGCGCGGGCATCGCCTCCTTCCTCGGCCGGCGACTGGGCACCGGCGCCGCCCTCACCTGCACGGCCGCCGTCGAGGGACTCGCCATCCTCGGCCTCGCCACGGCCTCGAACCCGTACGTGGCCGGCCTCGCGCTCGCCGTCTGCGGAGCGGGCGTGGGCGCCACCATGGTGCTCGCCCCCTCACTCCGCCAGGCGATCGTCCCCGCCCACCTCATGGGCCGGGTCACCTCCACCTCCCGGATGGTCGGCATGTGCGCCGCCCCGTTCGGCGCGGTCCTCAGCGGCTGGCTGGCCACCGCGTACGACGTCCGCACCCCGCTCTACACCGCCGCCGGCCTCCTGCTCGTCATGACCGTCGTCACGTCCACGATGACGAGCAACCGCCGCGTCGAGGCGGCGCGGCAAGCAGCCGCCCGCACCGCTGAAGCGGACGGCGCGGAGTCCCCGGATCCCGTTCAGGAGCACGCCCGTTAG
- a CDS encoding ArsR/SmtB family transcription factor, with protein sequence MPTDDLPETFHVTTDEQLRAVSNLTRHRIMAVLRFEPATITQIAERIGLAKGSSSYHVRLLERAGLVKVVRTRKVRGVTERYYAMAARTIELPDPGEGAPDMLMRHAVADLEAAPADAERHVGMAHLRLTEEQFTELGERLQALADEYRKLSDPSLPDASFVFALFHPGTGPRAEEDAK encoded by the coding sequence ATGCCAACCGATGATCTTCCCGAGACGTTCCACGTCACCACCGACGAACAACTACGCGCCGTCTCCAACCTGACGCGGCACCGCATCATGGCCGTGCTCCGCTTCGAGCCCGCGACCATCACCCAGATCGCCGAGCGGATCGGCCTCGCCAAAGGCAGCTCCAGCTACCACGTACGGCTGCTGGAGCGCGCCGGCCTGGTGAAGGTGGTGCGCACGCGCAAGGTGCGCGGCGTCACCGAGCGGTACTACGCGATGGCCGCACGGACGATCGAGCTGCCGGACCCGGGCGAGGGAGCCCCGGACATGCTGATGCGGCACGCGGTCGCCGACCTGGAGGCGGCTCCGGCGGACGCCGAGCGCCACGTGGGAATGGCCCACCTGCGCCTCACCGAGGAGCAGTTCACGGAGCTGGGCGAACGGCTGCAGGCGCTCGCGGACGAGTACCGGAAGCTGTCCGACCCCTCGCTGCCGGACGCCTCGTTCGTCTTCGCACTCTTCCACCCGGGAACGGGCCCGCGCGCCGAGGAGGACGCCAAGTGA
- a CDS encoding ABC transporter ATP-binding protein has translation MKSVVDLKGVVKEYAGGVRALDGIDLAVGEGELVGIVGPSGSGKSTLLHIVGTLDRPTSGTVAIAGHDIAALTDRRLSALRARHIGFVFQAFHLVPGVAALDNVAEGLLYSGLPRARRRRMAADALARVGLADRVRHRPHELSGGQKQRVAIARAVVGEPALLLADEPTGALDSASGEAVMELLHTLNEEGATIAVITHDTEIAARLPRQVRIRDGRVVADTAHGKVMAR, from the coding sequence CTGAAGTCGGTCGTCGACCTGAAGGGCGTCGTCAAGGAGTACGCCGGCGGCGTCCGCGCCCTCGACGGGATCGATCTCGCCGTCGGCGAGGGCGAGCTGGTCGGGATCGTCGGTCCGTCGGGCTCCGGCAAGTCGACCCTGCTGCACATCGTCGGGACCCTCGACCGGCCCACCTCCGGGACCGTCGCGATCGCCGGGCACGACATCGCGGCGCTCACCGACCGCAGGCTCTCGGCGCTGCGGGCCCGTCACATCGGCTTCGTCTTCCAGGCCTTCCACCTGGTGCCGGGCGTCGCCGCCCTCGACAACGTCGCCGAAGGGCTGCTCTACTCCGGTCTGCCGCGCGCGCGCCGCCGCCGGATGGCCGCGGACGCCCTGGCCCGGGTGGGCCTCGCCGACCGCGTACGGCACCGCCCGCACGAGCTCTCCGGCGGGCAGAAGCAGCGCGTGGCCATCGCGCGCGCCGTCGTGGGCGAGCCCGCGCTGCTGCTCGCGGACGAGCCGACCGGGGCGCTGGACTCGGCGTCCGGCGAGGCGGTGATGGAGCTGCTGCACACGCTGAACGAGGAGGGCGCGACGATCGCGGTCATCACGCACGACACCGAGATCGCGGCACGGCTGCCGCGGCAGGTCCGGATCCGTGACGGCAGGGTCGTCGCGGACACGGCGCACGGAAAGGTCATGGCCCGATGA
- a CDS encoding S53 family peptidase — MGSSRTTRRTSLGIAAALPLLAGALAVGMPTAQAATPVPGGRVALEGARPGWATASADEGGTAPSARVDARVYLAGRDPQGLTAYAEAVSDPASPRYGAYLTPDQARRRFGAAPQQVEAVTRWLQGAGLAVTGTNEHYIAVSGDVAAAEKAFATRLHDYRKGSATYHAPTSTPSAPGAVAKAVLTVTGLDNAPHRATHQDALPGPGAGFRNAGPFSTYYGSNIATSLPDAYGAKVPYAVRGYTGRQLRAAYGAGARTGRGVTVAITDAYASPTIAADARTYAGRHGDKAYRAGQLRQVTPAEYTHTEECDASGWYGEETLDVEAVHAVAPDADVVYVAGASCNDPDLLDALDKIVDKRLADIVSNSWGDIEANETPEIAAAYDRTFKLGAVEGIGFYFSSGDNGDEVANTGTKQVDTPANSAWVTAVGGTSLAVGKNDAYRFETGWGTLKASLAADGSGWTGFPGAYTSGAGGGTSATVRQPAYQRGVVPDALAKAAGADRMRTVPDIAAVGDPNTGFLVGQTQTWPDGSVSYDEYRIGGTSLAAPVVAGLQALAQQARNLPIGFANPGIYARYGSPLFHDVTDHPLGADRDLAVARNDFANGTDATDGLVTSVRSLGKDSSLSAVRGYDMVTGVGSPAPGYVDSYRFPFRR, encoded by the coding sequence ATGGGAAGCAGCCGTACGACACGGCGCACATCACTGGGCATCGCGGCGGCCCTGCCGCTGCTCGCCGGCGCACTCGCCGTCGGGATGCCGACGGCACAGGCCGCGACGCCGGTGCCCGGCGGCAGGGTGGCCCTGGAGGGGGCCCGGCCCGGTTGGGCCACCGCCTCGGCGGACGAGGGTGGCACCGCCCCGTCCGCGCGGGTCGACGCCCGCGTCTACCTGGCCGGACGGGACCCGCAGGGCCTCACCGCGTACGCCGAGGCGGTCTCCGACCCGGCGTCACCCCGCTACGGCGCCTACCTGACGCCCGACCAGGCACGCCGCCGCTTCGGCGCGGCACCGCAGCAGGTCGAGGCCGTCACGCGGTGGCTCCAGGGGGCCGGCCTCGCCGTCACCGGCACCAACGAGCACTACATAGCCGTCTCGGGTGACGTGGCCGCCGCCGAGAAGGCGTTCGCGACCCGGCTGCACGACTACCGCAAGGGCTCGGCCACCTACCACGCCCCCACCTCCACCCCCTCCGCGCCCGGCGCCGTCGCCAAGGCGGTGCTGACGGTCACCGGCCTGGACAACGCCCCGCACCGCGCCACCCACCAGGACGCCCTGCCCGGCCCGGGCGCCGGATTCCGCAACGCGGGCCCCTTCTCGACGTACTACGGGTCGAACATCGCCACCTCGCTCCCGGACGCGTACGGCGCCAAGGTCCCGTACGCGGTCAGGGGCTACACCGGCAGGCAGCTGCGCGCCGCCTACGGCGCCGGCGCCCGCACCGGCAGGGGCGTCACCGTGGCCATCACCGACGCCTACGCCAGCCCGACCATCGCGGCCGACGCGCGGACGTACGCCGGGCGCCACGGCGACAAGGCGTACCGCGCCGGACAGCTCCGCCAGGTCACGCCGGCCGAGTACACGCACACCGAGGAGTGCGACGCCTCCGGCTGGTACGGAGAGGAGACCCTCGACGTCGAGGCCGTGCACGCGGTCGCGCCGGACGCCGACGTGGTCTACGTCGCGGGCGCGTCCTGCAACGACCCGGACCTGCTCGACGCCCTCGACAAGATCGTCGACAAGCGGCTCGCCGACATCGTCTCCAACTCCTGGGGCGACATCGAGGCCAACGAGACCCCGGAGATCGCGGCCGCCTACGACCGGACCTTCAAGCTCGGCGCGGTCGAGGGCATCGGCTTCTACTTCTCCTCCGGCGACAACGGCGACGAGGTCGCCAACACCGGGACCAAGCAGGTCGACACCCCGGCCAACTCGGCCTGGGTCACGGCCGTCGGTGGCACCTCGCTCGCCGTCGGCAAGAACGACGCCTACCGCTTCGAGACCGGCTGGGGCACCCTGAAGGCGTCCCTCGCCGCGGACGGCTCCGGCTGGACCGGCTTCCCCGGCGCGTACACCAGCGGAGCGGGCGGCGGCACCAGCGCGACGGTCCGCCAGCCCGCCTACCAGCGCGGCGTCGTGCCCGACGCGCTCGCCAAGGCGGCTGGCGCCGACCGCATGCGGACCGTCCCCGACATCGCGGCCGTCGGCGATCCCAACACGGGCTTCCTGGTCGGCCAGACGCAGACCTGGCCCGACGGCTCGGTCTCGTACGACGAGTACCGCATCGGCGGCACCTCGCTGGCCGCCCCGGTCGTCGCGGGCCTCCAGGCGCTGGCGCAGCAGGCCCGGAACCTGCCGATCGGCTTCGCCAACCCCGGCATCTACGCCCGGTACGGCTCCCCGCTCTTCCACGACGTCACGGACCACCCGCTGGGCGCGGACCGCGACCTGGCCGTGGCCCGCAACGACTTCGCGAACGGCACGGACGCCACCGACGGCCTGGTCACCTCGGTGCGCAGCCTCGGCAAGGACAGCTCCCTGAGCGCGGTGCGGGGGTACGACATGGTCACCGGCGTCGGCTCCCCGGCGCCGGGCTACGTGGACTCCTACCGCTTCCCGTTCCGGCGTTGA
- a CDS encoding ABC transporter permease has product MLSALGIAIGIATMIAVVGISASSQAQLLRQLDALGTNMLVAKAGEGMFSGQEVKLPKDAVGTVSRIEGVEKAGATGDLARSVRRSEKIPEAETGGIAVKAATEELLDVLRGRTASGTWLNAANGRYPAVVLGHVAAERLGIDRPGRQVWIDDRYFTVVGILDPLPLAPEIERSALVGWDAAQRLLGFDGHPTAVYERSTDAAVREVQRLLAPTIDPQNPQNVSVGDPSSALKAKAATEGAFSTLLLGLGGIALLVGGVGVANTMIISVLERRHEIGLRRSLGATRGQIRIQFVTESLMLSGLGGLAGVALGAAAVAAYATAGGLPWVVPPWSAAGGFAATLAIGTVAGLYPAVRASRLSPTLALAAG; this is encoded by the coding sequence GTGCTCTCCGCGCTGGGTATCGCCATCGGGATCGCGACGATGATCGCGGTGGTGGGCATCTCGGCTTCCAGCCAGGCCCAGTTGCTGCGGCAGCTCGACGCGCTCGGCACGAACATGCTGGTCGCCAAGGCGGGCGAGGGGATGTTCAGCGGGCAGGAGGTCAAGCTGCCCAAGGACGCGGTGGGCACGGTCTCGCGCATCGAGGGGGTCGAGAAGGCCGGCGCGACCGGTGACCTCGCGCGCTCGGTGCGCCGCTCCGAGAAGATCCCGGAGGCCGAGACCGGAGGCATCGCGGTGAAGGCCGCGACCGAGGAGCTGCTCGACGTGCTGCGCGGCCGCACGGCCTCGGGCACTTGGCTCAACGCCGCGAACGGGCGCTATCCGGCCGTGGTCCTGGGACACGTCGCCGCGGAGCGCCTGGGCATCGACCGGCCCGGGCGACAGGTCTGGATCGACGACCGCTACTTCACGGTCGTCGGCATCCTCGACCCGCTGCCGCTCGCCCCGGAGATCGAGCGTTCGGCACTGGTCGGCTGGGACGCGGCCCAGCGGCTGCTCGGCTTCGACGGGCATCCGACGGCGGTGTACGAGCGTTCCACGGACGCGGCGGTACGGGAGGTCCAGCGGTTGCTGGCTCCGACGATCGACCCGCAGAACCCGCAGAACGTGTCGGTCGGCGACCCGTCCTCGGCCCTCAAGGCGAAGGCCGCCACCGAGGGCGCGTTCTCCACGCTGCTGCTGGGGCTGGGCGGCATCGCCCTGCTGGTGGGCGGTGTCGGCGTCGCCAACACCATGATCATCTCAGTGCTCGAACGACGCCACGAGATCGGTCTGCGCCGCTCGCTGGGCGCGACCAGGGGCCAGATCCGGATCCAGTTCGTGACCGAGTCCCTGATGCTCTCGGGGCTCGGCGGCCTGGCCGGGGTGGCGCTCGGAGCGGCCGCCGTGGCGGCGTACGCCACTGCCGGCGGACTGCCCTGGGTGGTCCCGCCCTGGTCGGCCGCGGGCGGCTTCGCGGCCACGCTCGCGATCGGCACCGTGGCGGGCCTCTACCCGGCCGTCCGGGCCTCCCGCCTGTCGCCGACGCTGGCGCTGGCGGCCGGTTAG
- a CDS encoding peptidoglycan-binding protein: MRENGFNMPDPKFDGGAQQALPIPQGAEKQKFEKAAKACEAPPDERGQEGRPPRTGAGAGAEAGAHGEGERPLGRRRLLVALATIVAVAGAGAAATALTADRDAGPEPGAADSRGLPPATAPVTRGDLSDSSQKDGTLGHLGERKINAGGAGGTLTWVAPTGSVVERDGRLYEVDGEPVRLMYGDEPMYRTLKTGDKGKDVRQLEENLAALGFTGFDVDEEFTAKTAAAVKRWQKSHDMKQTGTVGPDRIAFAGSAVRVKDAGAGSAGGSGGGSGGGSGEGRLAPGDRITPGSPVLTVTGSERVVRFELPVAEADSAKAGTRVKVRLPDGTELPGKVSAVGKTASEGTDPQDRTPKIEITVSFDEPAGVKGVDQSPVTVELTGRTRQDVLSVPVNALLALPDGGFGVQVVEGGGTRDVRVELGMFGQGRVEVSGEGLREGMKVGVPKA, from the coding sequence ATGCGGGAGAACGGCTTCAACATGCCCGACCCCAAGTTCGACGGCGGCGCCCAGCAGGCCCTGCCCATCCCGCAGGGGGCGGAGAAGCAGAAGTTCGAGAAGGCCGCCAAGGCCTGCGAAGCGCCGCCCGATGAGCGGGGGCAGGAGGGGCGACCACCGCGCACGGGGGCGGGGGCCGGGGCAGAGGCAGGGGCGCACGGCGAGGGCGAGCGCCCGCTCGGCCGCCGCCGGCTGCTCGTCGCCCTCGCGACGATCGTGGCCGTCGCGGGCGCCGGAGCCGCCGCCACCGCCCTCACCGCGGACCGGGACGCCGGCCCGGAGCCCGGAGCCGCCGACTCCCGCGGTCTGCCGCCCGCCACCGCCCCGGTCACCCGCGGCGACCTCAGCGACAGCTCCCAGAAGGACGGCACCCTCGGCCACCTCGGCGAGCGGAAGATCAACGCGGGCGGCGCGGGCGGCACCCTCACCTGGGTCGCCCCGACCGGCTCGGTCGTCGAGCGGGACGGACGCCTCTACGAGGTGGACGGCGAGCCGGTCCGGCTGATGTACGGCGACGAGCCCATGTACCGGACGCTCAAGACCGGCGACAAGGGCAAGGACGTACGGCAGCTGGAGGAGAACCTGGCCGCGCTCGGCTTCACCGGTTTCGACGTCGACGAGGAGTTCACGGCGAAGACCGCCGCCGCCGTCAAACGCTGGCAGAAGTCCCACGACATGAAGCAGACCGGCACGGTCGGACCGGACCGGATCGCCTTCGCGGGCAGCGCGGTACGCGTCAAGGACGCGGGCGCCGGATCGGCAGGCGGCTCCGGCGGCGGGAGCGGAGGCGGCTCCGGCGAGGGGCGGCTCGCGCCCGGGGACCGGATCACTCCCGGCAGCCCGGTGCTCACCGTCACCGGATCGGAACGCGTGGTCCGCTTCGAACTGCCCGTCGCCGAGGCCGACTCGGCGAAGGCCGGCACCCGCGTGAAGGTCCGGCTGCCCGACGGCACCGAACTGCCGGGCAAGGTGTCCGCGGTGGGCAAGACGGCGTCGGAGGGCACGGACCCGCAGGACAGGACCCCGAAGATCGAGATCACCGTCTCCTTCGACGAACCGGCCGGGGTCAAGGGCGTCGACCAGTCGCCGGTCACGGTCGAGCTCACCGGCCGCACCCGGCAGGACGTCCTGTCCGTCCCCGTCAACGCGCTGCTCGCGCTCCCCGACGGCGGCTTCGGCGTGCAGGTCGTGGAAGGCGGCGGGACGCGCGACGTCCGGGTCGAGCTCGGCATGTTCGGCCAGGGCCGGGTCGAGGTCAGCGGCGAGGGGCTGCGCGAAGGCATGAAGGTCGGGGTGCCGAAGGCGTGA